The Procambarus clarkii isolate CNS0578487 chromosome 56, FALCON_Pclarkii_2.0, whole genome shotgun sequence genome includes a region encoding these proteins:
- the LOC123750770 gene encoding probable basic-leucine zipper transcription factor S — MNEDTIFNDKVNENTIFNDKVNENTIFNDKVNENTVFNDKVNEDTIFNDKVNENTIFNDKVNENTIFNDKVNENTTFNDKVNENTIFNDKVNENMIFNDKVNENTIFNDKVNENTIFNDKVNENTIFNDKVNEDTMFNYKVNEREKKVLSLESTNLQGLW, encoded by the coding sequence ATGAATGAAGATACGATATTCAACGATAAAGTGAATGAAAATACGATATTCAACGATAAAGTGAATGAAAATACGATATTCAACGATAAAGTGAATGAAAATACGGTATTCAACGATAAAGTGAATGAAGATACGATATTCAACGATAAAGTGAATGAAAATACGATATTCAACGATAAAGTGAATGAAAATACGATATTCAACGATAAAGTGAATGAAAATACGACATTCAACGATAAAGTAAATGAAAATACGATATTCAACGATAAAGTGAATGAAAATATGATATTCAACGATAAAGTGAATGAAAATACGATATTCAACGATAAAGTGAATGAAAATACGATATTCAACGATAAAGTGAATGAAAATACGATATTCAACGATAAAGTGAATGAAGATACGATGTTCAACTAtaaagtgaatgagagagagaagaaagtgtTATCTCTCGAAAGCACAAATCTCCAAGGGCTGTggtaa